The following nucleotide sequence is from Juglans microcarpa x Juglans regia isolate MS1-56 chromosome 6D, Jm3101_v1.0, whole genome shotgun sequence.
AACTAGATGGCGTATAAAATTCCGGTACTGAACGATCAGACCCACCAATAGATAGTCGACGCATGGACGGACAGATTCGTCCACAACCGACTCACGCCTGAGATTAAAATTAGGGTTAGGTTCGAGCTTTTTCTGACGATAGATATCGATCTCCTTCAATCTCCTTTATCTGATAATACTCCTTGGTTTCTTACTTTTGGACCATGGAGATGGAGCGCGTGATGGAATTTCCTCACACGCACATGGATCGGCGACCTGCAAAGAGGGCCCGTTTGGGCTGGGATGTTCTTCCACAGCCACCAAAGGTATAATCTTTCCCCTAATTCCTCCACTCTGAATATCTCAGATCAGTTTACTTTCAGTGATGGCCGAATCTTTTTTTTGTAGATCTTGATCAGGTTTCATTATTATCTATTGTCTGTGTTTTATCTCAAAATCTCGTCTTTCTTTGGATAGATCTGCTGCTCGGTATTCcggtttaatttttcttattttctaaattttgatttcaaattttctctGCTTATCCTTCTCTCGTTGGTCAGATTGGGCTTTTTCATTATCGATTCTTTGTTTTCTTCGAATTTTTTTGGagcctcgtttggattcaagatgagttgatatggttttagataagttgaataaaaaattgttagaatattatttttaatattattattgttttagaatttaaaaacgttgaattgtttattatattttgtattagaatttggaaaagttgtaatgatgaagtgagatgagatgagttaaccTCCAATTTTGTGTTTTTGCTGAAGAAGCGGTTAGGTGTTTTTTGTCAACAAGTTTGGTTGTTTGGTGggttttcaaatatatatttttttctaatagaCTTCTTTAGTGCCCTCTTTCTATAGTTGAAGGGACAATGACCTTAAGATTTGCCACCAATTCTAATTTTTCCAGAGAAGTTCTTATTGATTCATATTTTTTGGTAaaatttaatggtttttttggcgttaaaatatattgttatttcGTTTGTTTGCCCATTCTTAGGAATGATGTGCGTTTTTAATATGCTTGTAGTGTGCAATTTTCTCCAGTATGATTTGGTGGTGGTGTGTCTCTTCATTCAATTAATATTCTTTTGGTTTCGGAATTTTTACTATTATGAGGTTTGGGCAATGTCATTAAGTAATGCGGGAGGTTTGGAATATAATTTGATCTCTTGAGTGGTGTATAAATGGGTGGCTGTGTGTAGGCTCAGGTAGGAGTGTTTTGTGGACAAGAGCTTGGAAATCTGACAAGCTTTGCATCTTCAAGTGCATCCTCAGACCATTCCACTAGTTCTTCTCTATATGATAAGGGATTGGCTCGCCATGGTTCTCCCCCAAAGCGAGATGATGACAAAGATGGGCATTACATGTTTGAGCTTGGAGAAAATTTAACTTCTCGCTGTAATCTCACTTTACCATCATTAACCACTTGtgtgtttattctttgtttggTTTAGGTAATTAAAAGTGCTAAATGTTGCcttttttgttgagttttgcTCTGGTGGTTTTTGTGATAAGATGCTTCATTATGGCTTAAGATTTTACTACAACGAGCTCTTAGATTTCTCAATTGTGGGTTTGCAttggtttttaatttaatctCACCTTCCTTCCTTATGtttctgtttttccttttatgtttaTTGATATTTCCAGATAAGATCAACAGCAAAATGGGTGAAGGTACCTTTGGTCAGGTTTTGGAGTGCTGGgatagagaaaagaaagaaatggttgCCATTAAAATTGTCCGTGGAATCAAGAAGTATCGTGAAGCAGCTATGATAGAAATTGAAATGCTGCAACAACTTGGTAAACACGATAAAGGCGGCAACCGGTGAGTAATCTTTTTGATGTAATTACTTTTTCTGCCCTTAATGGTACTGTTAAGAAGCTTTCATGAGCGCTTTTGCAATTGTTAAATGGGTTTATTCCTTGCAGTTGTGTGCAAATACGGAACTGGTTTGACTATCGTAACCATATCTGTATTGTAAGTATATGATTGATGACTTTGTGATGGATTAATTTCcccaataacaaataatttggGGTTAAGACTTGTCAGTGAATTCAAATGGTTTTAACAGGTGTTTGAGAAGCTTGGATCAAGCTTATACGATTTTCTACGGAAAAACAATTATCGCTCATTTCCCATTGATCTAGTCCGTGAGATTGGCAGACAACTATTGGAATGTGTAGCATGTGTGTAATAATTTCCGAAGCTAGTCACCTTCTTTCatacaattttcttaattttttcacTCTAGTCTCTTGGTTAGGGCTGCATGTAAGATATATTAATTCCTTTTACTTCGCTATATAAATAGATCTTTCATTTAACTTAAACCTTActatttcattaattatatatgttaaaacatggtactttaaaataattattttcaataaaactgGCATAGTTGCCTtgaatgaatttttatatttaatgtcTGTTTCGTTGATTTTCTATATCTTGTGTCTTGTATATCTTCTGCCTTCTTTTCTGATGGTGTTCCTGTTAATCGTATTTACAGTTATGCATGACTTGTCGCTTATACACACCGACTTGAAGCCAGAAAATGTACTTCTAGTTTCGTCAGACTATGTTAAGGTTCCTGATTGCAGGGATTATAAGGTATAATTTTAGGAATATTTTACTTACTCTCTCTGTTCCTGACGTTTTTAAAAGGTATTACCCTGCCTTGCCTCAGCAGTGGCATATGTATTTGCTCTATTAGATATGGCATTCGTTTTCTACTTTTGTTGCTTCTACTGTTTGTTTCTACATATATATTGCTCTTgagaatttaattcttttaaccTGCTATATGCAGAGTTATTCTCGATCATCAAAAGATGGATCCTACTATAAAAGAGTGCCCAAGTCAAGTGCCATCAAGGTTATTGATTTTGGCAGCACAACCCATGAGCGTCAAGATCAGAATTATATTGTCTCTACACGACATTATCGTGCACCCGAGGTTGTTCTTGGTaagtttcttttgtatttttcttcccAATAATGCCATGTCTCAGCAGATGAGCTAAAAATTGTTTCCATTCATTTGTAGGACTTGGTTGGAGTTATCCTTGTGATATATGGAGTGTTGGTTGCATCATAGTGGAGCTTTGCACGGTACATCTACAAATCTATTTTATGATAGGGGGATGGTATGGTTATGAAGGACTAGAATCATGTTTTTGCTTGTATTTTTTACCATTATATAGGGTGAGGCTTTGTTTCAAACACATGAGAATTTGGAGCACCTAGCTATGATGGAGCGGGTGTTTGGTCCATTGCCACAGCACATGTTGAAAAGAGTAGAGTAAGTATATCGAGACACATCTGTAGTGACGGTATCTTTAAGAAGCATAGACTGACTAATGTTCTTCCCTGGTATTGGTCTTTTAGCCGACGTGCAGACAAGTATGTTAGAAGAGGAAGATTGGATTGGCCTGATGGTGCAACCTCAAGAGAGAGTATTAAAGCTGTAATGAAGCTTCCCCGGCTTCAGGTTTGTACACTTTATTTAAATGGTCGTACCCAAAATTGTACCGTGTTGTTTTTCATCTTGCTGACAAATTGCACTAGTGTCATGTTTACTAATCGCGGTATTCATGTCGTTTATGTTCTTACAGAACCTGGTAATGCAACATGTTGATCACTCGGCTGGGGATCTCATTCATCTGTTGCAGGGGTTGCTTAAATACGATCCGACAGATAGGCTAACAGCTCGTCAAGCCCTTAGGCATCCTTTCCTTTCTAGGGACCATGTGAGGAGATAAGGCAGCCGACACAATTGGGGGTATTTAGCTACCTGGTGTGTTATACATGGTGAATACGGCTGTCCACGTTTTTAAGTAGGGTTGTGTTGAACGAGATTACAAGTATCCAAGTGTACACACAAGGCATGATACTTGAACTTCTTGTGAACCCCCCGCTTGAATGAAggattgaatatatatatatatatatatatatatatatatatatatatttttaaagcgaaatgatatttgtactaTGCTCAATCATCTTgcattaggggtgggcagcaggtcccgtgaaatgatatttgtaattgctcAATCATCTTGAAAGTGAGATAGGACTGTAGTATGCAAAACATTATTCGATAATTAGTATCATTGAATCAGTTCTTAGTATTGTAAACAAGTTTTCCGAAGTATGAGAAAAAGACAGCAATTGAGGAGTAAGCGACAAAAGATTATGatgataaagataataaaatgattaaaaaataaataaaatgagaggaaGATGATAAAATTCTAACTCTTTGCGACCAAAACTTCATTATCGAATCCAGATTTGGATCTATCGTTTTGAAATCTTTGCTGATGTATATACTTTAGAGCAATTTTATCTTTTCGTggaaaaaagttgtattgacatgctgagaattataaaataatggcCGATTTGAAAGAAATTAGGTTGAGTGAATTGCATCGGAACAGAAGTGAGAAAATTCATTAACTTGATGCCAAGGAAAAGATTAGGGAGACAGAAATTGCACGCCTTTCACCCTTTCTTGATTAAATGCTTacgaaataatatatttaaatgctTAAGCAGGTAACTTTGATTGGTTAAGTTAGGATTTAAATGTCTAAATGTTAAGTGTCAAGGTGAAGATACCTATATAGCTGGCTGTTTTCTACATGGCCTATGTGCACAAGCACAATTAACAAGAGACTTTGAATTATGTAATTCTGCCGCTAGTTATTTTACAATAAGAGATAATTTAACTACAAatgaatttcataaaagtaaatttataaactgacgtgatttgatatggTACGTCAAATTGCaaagttactttttttataaaatagattaacgTATCACATAAactcacgttaatttataagtttacttttatgaaattgaGTATATCACttctttttacaatatatatatacacatacagaGTTCGCGTTGTCAGTGCTAAACACTTCAGTGGAAATGGCTCTGCCAACATGGTTTCTACCTTCGTGGCAAGAGCTACCAAAGATACCCGTCAGTCCCTTCCTATacctttttttcatcttttcatttcTGTTCGAATTTAAAAGCATATTTAGAAGTCGCAAAGCCAATTTACCTCCGTCTCCACCAAAACTTCCGATTATAGGCAATCTTCACCAGCTTGGTACGCTCTTTTCAAGCCCTTTCTAAGAAGTATGGCCCCGTGATGCTCTTACACTTGGGCCATGCTCCGTCCCTTGTGGTGTCATCAGCAGATATGGCCAAGGAAGTCATGAAGACACATGATATCATCTTCTCAAACCGGCCCAGAACTAGAGCTGCTAATATCTTACTGTATGGCTTCGCAGACATAGGGTTTACGTCCTATGGTGAGTATTGGAGACAAGCAAGGAAAATTTGTGTCCTCGAACTTTTAAGCCTTAAAAGAGTGCAATCATTCCAACATGTAAGGGAAGAAGAGGttattttattaacaaataGGATACGTGAGTCGTGCCTCAAACAAACTTCTGTTAATCTAAGTGAGATGTTCTTTACAACCTCGAACAATATTGTCTCTAGATGTACGCTTGGACAGAAATATGAAGGAAGAGATGGTAAGAGCAGGTTTAGAGAGCTAGCAAGAGCGGTATCTGTGCTATTGGTAGCATCCTGCGTGGGAGATTTTTTCCCTTCTCTAGGATGGATTGATGTTCTTACCGGACTAATCCCAAGTTTGAAAGCCGTCGTCAGAGAATTTGATCCATTTTTAGATCAAGTTGTTGAagaacacaagaaaatgagaagcgATCATGATCATGACCAACCAAATTATAAGAAAGACTTTGTTGATATTCTTCTGCAACTTCAAGAGGAAGGCAAGCTTGACTATGAGTTCACTCAGGACAACCTCAAAGCAATCttactgctctctctctctctctctctctctctctctctcggatctctctctctcaaacactTTGACACATCCACACACACCAACACACAATCACGtgtaaagttttctttttcaacaatATCAGGACATGTTTGTGGGAGGAAGCGAGACGTCTTCCAACGACTTTGGAATGGTTAATGGCAGAGCTcataaaaaatccaaacatTATGGAGAGAGCACAAGAAGATGTGAGAAGAGTGGTGGGCAACAAGTTGAAGATAGACGAGAATGACATCCATCAAATGTGTTACTTGAAATGTGTCCTAAAGGAAACTCTTAGACTACATCCACCAGCTCCTCTGTTGCTACCTCGAGAAACATCATCAAGTGTGAAATTAGGAGGTTATGATATTCGACCAAAGACAAAACTATTTGTCAACACATGGGCCATACAAAGGGACCCCACCGTATGGGAGAGGGCAGAAGAATTTCTCCCCGAGAGATTCATAGACAACCAAATTGATTTCAGAGGCCAAGACTTTGAATTTCTCCCATTTGGAGGTGGGAGAAGGGGATGCCCAGGGTTGACATTCGGTCTCGCTTCAGTTGAATATGTGATTGCCAACATCTTATGTTGGTTTGATTGGAGGATGCCCAGTGGCACTTGGACATGGGAAAGATCACTTGGACATGGGAGAAGTTTACGGCGTCACTGTGTCTAAGAAAGTTCCTCTTCATTTGGTACCAACATTGCACTCTCTGTGATCCATCCATTAAGATCATATTCGATCCGATCATCAcctaaaattacttctttatgCAAGAGGATGATCATGATCCTAGCTGAAGCGGTCGTTCACCTGCTGACTTGGTACCTGCATCAGCATGATGcagttttgattttgttggctATCATTTTAGTTTCcagatttgttttaattattgtgTTTGCATTGGAAATTGTCttgtttttagttttgtttctcAACTGATCTTAATATGTATGTTCAAGTGTTGGGCGTTGTCTAAGCCATTAATTAGGGTGTTGCacgttatattttatatatgtcaGTTTTAATATAGCCAAAATGATGTACTTTCTAtatattatgagaaaaaaaGGCGATAATGgtaaataatttattgaaaaaaaaataattctgaGGCATGCTTTCTTGGAGTTGACTGATTCATTGTTCAATCAAGTTTATGGCTTGGTTGTGTTGAGTGACATACATGGTTAGTAAAAGTGGGCTGCCTCCTCTATCCCTGGTTGAGCGATTTCCCAAGATTATCTTTCTTACATTACATTTCTTCTTTATCAATCCATCATGTCCCATTTGTGTGTGAATCATATAGATTTTGGCCtccatcactttttttttttatgtgtacctattcctgtttttatttttttatttttttttaaaaaagaagacgatattttaaatttaggtgcagtttggatagtgagctGAGCtgagttcagatgagatgattttaaatgaaatattgttagaatattactttttaatattattattttaagatttgaaaaagttgaattgtttattatattttgtataagaatttggaaaagttgtaatgatgagatgaaacactttcactatccaaacggaccCACTAATCACGATTTTGACAAAACAATACTTTTTTGTTAGAAAAGGCTCTCGATGGTTACAATATGTCCCAAAACCAatcttttgagaaaaaatatattccaacCATTTGTTATAAATGTAAAAAGGGATAAACATATGACTATACTTTACAACATCATAAACCGTGTAGTTTTTTAGAACAAGTCCTCTTAAGTTATAAGTACTTGTTTTAACATATGTTTCCTTAAGCTGACGTGTCAGGgcgattttttttgttttactatgATTTCGTGTGATTTTTCGTGTGTGCTAGGATTTTGGCCCATGCACTCGATGGGTGGCCTTCTGGTGACCCTTGTTGCTGGAGGGAATGATTTGGTTCTGTTGTCTGGATCTCAATTGGAAGGATCTGGTATCTTGAGGGGTGAAAAAAAGGATGAGAAGATGGAAAGGGAGTCAGCTGTAGCGGGGTATGGTATGGGGAGCGATTGACGTACTTTTGACTTTTGCGCAAGCCCTTCAAAGACCTTTGCCTCAGGCCAAATTTTGGATGCCGTTAAGGAAGCCAGAATAGATAAATGGGgaattggttttgttttttcagatGACGAGATGGATCGAGTGGTAGAAGATCTAAAGTTTTCGCTTATGTTGAAGTTCCTTTCGACGAGGCCATCGATTGATGTGTTGCGACTACATATCATCAAGACATGGGGATTTAACGAGGTTCtgatgattagttttatggatgaTTATTATGTGTTGTTACATTTGGCGAATGAGAAAGATTATTTGCATGCATGGGCGAGGGAGGGACGAGTTGTGGCTGGATGTCTATTTCGTTTATTTAACTGGACTATGGATTTTGATGTGAAAAAGGAATCCTCCATTGTGCCGCAATGGATTTATCTCTTGGGTTTGCCATTGCATCTGTATCAATTAGATTGTCTTCAAATCCTAGTGACTCGGTTTGGAAGGTTCCTTGGTATGGATTATGCTACTTTGTATAGAACGAGGGCAACATGGGCGAGAATTTGTGTAGAAGTCGATT
It contains:
- the LOC121234783 gene encoding serine/threonine-protein kinase AFC2-like isoform X1, translated to MEMERVMEFPHTHMDRRPAKRARLGWDVLPQPPKAQVGVFCGQELGNLTSFASSSASSDHSTSSSLYDKGLARHGSPPKRDDDKDGHYMFELGENLTSRYKINSKMGEGTFGQVLECWDREKKEMVAIKIVRGIKKYREAAMIEIEMLQQLGKHDKGGNRCVQIRNWFDYRNHICIVFEKLGSSLYDFLRKNNYRSFPIDLVREIGRQLLECVAFMHDLSLIHTDLKPENVLLVSSDYVKVPDCRDYKSYSRSSKDGSYYKRVPKSSAIKVIDFGSTTHERQDQNYIVSTRHYRAPEVVLGLGWSYPCDIWSVGCIIVELCTGEALFQTHENLEHLAMMERVFGPLPQHMLKRVDRRADKYVRRGRLDWPDGATSRESIKAVMKLPRLQNLVMQHVDHSAGDLIHLLQGLLKYDPTDRLTARQALRHPFLSRDHVRR
- the LOC121234783 gene encoding serine/threonine-protein kinase AFC2-like isoform X2, which gives rise to MGEGTFGQVLECWDREKKEMVAIKIVRGIKKYREAAMIEIEMLQQLGKHDKGGNRCVQIRNWFDYRNHICIVFEKLGSSLYDFLRKNNYRSFPIDLVREIGRQLLECVAFMHDLSLIHTDLKPENVLLVSSDYVKVPDCRDYKSYSRSSKDGSYYKRVPKSSAIKVIDFGSTTHERQDQNYIVSTRHYRAPEVVLGLGWSYPCDIWSVGCIIVELCTGEALFQTHENLEHLAMMERVFGPLPQHMLKRVDRRADKYVRRGRLDWPDGATSRESIKAVMKLPRLQNLVMQHVDHSAGDLIHLLQGLLKYDPTDRLTARQALRHPFLSRDHVRR
- the LOC121234783 gene encoding serine/threonine-protein kinase AFC2-like isoform X3 codes for the protein MHDLSLIHTDLKPENVLLVSSDYVKVPDCRDYKSYSRSSKDGSYYKRVPKSSAIKVIDFGSTTHERQDQNYIVSTRHYRAPEVVLGLGWSYPCDIWSVGCIIVELCTGEALFQTHENLEHLAMMERVFGPLPQHMLKRVDRRADKYVRRGRLDWPDGATSRESIKAVMKLPRLQNLVMQHVDHSAGDLIHLLQGLLKYDPTDRLTARQALRHPFLSRDHVRR